CGGAGATGCAAGGGTAACAAGACCTGTTCCAACCCTTAAAGAAGCCATAGCGGTCATACACGCTGCACCTGTTTTCCCTACAGACCCAGCTATAACAAGGAGATGACCAATAGAACCTTTATGGACATCAGGCTCTCTGCGGGGAATCATCTTTTTTACCTGTTCGAGTGTAATGAGATTGGTTTTTATACTATCATTGTTAAGGAAACTCTTTGGAATACCTATATCAGCAATCTTCACAACACCTGCATTTTTTGCCCCGGGATACAGGAGCAGACCTCTCTTGGGTAACCCTGCTGTTACAGTCATATCTGCAACTACAGCATTACCTAATATCTCTCCTGTATCTGAACTGATTCCTGAAGGGATATCTACTGAAACTACAGGTTTTGCAGAAGAGTTAATTGCATCTATAACCTCCTTATGCAATCCCTTCACTGAGGATGAAAGCCCTGTGCCGAGGAGTGCATCAATAACAATATTGCATGTGGAGAGTATTCGCCTGAGTTCCCTGAGTTCTTTCTTATCCCTTAATTCACTGACGGGAATACCGCTCCTCAGGAGTATCTCGAGGTTTATTCTTGCATCGCCTTTTATATCGTCTTTTTCACCAACAATAAAGACAGATACGGCTGCCCCCCTGTTGGTGGCATGTCTTGCTACTACAAATCCATCGCCTCCATTATTACCTTTTCCAGAGACGATACAGAGCCTTTTCCCTTCAAGGCAGCCGTATCTCCTTTCGGTCTCCGTCACCACACACCTTCCAGCATTTTCCATCAAGACAACTCCAAGTATGCCAAGCTCTTTGGTTGCCCTTGTGTCTATCTTCCTCATCTCATCTGCTGTCACAACCTTCATGATCCCTCTCCGACCCCTTCTTTAATCCTTACCCCTTAATCCTTAATCCTTTAATCCCTGCCCCTTACCAGTATCACCTGTGCTACTGCATATTCCTTTTCATGACTCATGCTGACTAATATCTCTGTTATCTCTTCCTCCTTCAGCATCTGTTTTATTCTTTCAGAAACATACAGCTCTGGTTT
This genomic window from Nitrospirota bacterium contains:
- a CDS encoding NAD(P)H-hydrate dehydratase — protein: MKVVTADEMRKIDTRATKELGILGVVLMENAGRCVVTETERRYGCLEGKRLCIVSGKGNNGGDGFVVARHATNRGAAVSVFIVGEKDDIKGDARINLEILLRSGIPVSELRDKKELRELRRILSTCNIVIDALLGTGLSSSVKGLHKEVIDAINSSAKPVVSVDIPSGISSDTGEILGNAVVADMTVTAGLPKRGLLLYPGAKNAGVVKIADIGIPKSFLNNDSIKTNLITLEQVKKMIPRREPDVHKGSIGHLLVIAGSVGKTGAACMTAMASLRVGTGLVTLASPASVNDILETKLTEIMTLPLPETDDQTISPYALEEIERILPKMSTIAIGPGLSMNRETLSFIRDVVGESTVPVIIDADGVNAFAGNLEALKGLRSKVVFTPHPGEMARLLGITAKEVQRNRIEVVQSFATAHRVHIALKGARTVISDPGGNVYINPTGNPGMATGGTGDILTGMIAGFVAQGMELLSSIILGVYLHGLAGDMAAMEYTEMGLIATDLIEKIPEAIKVVRGKD